In the Nakamurella alba genome, one interval contains:
- a CDS encoding alpha/beta hydrolase family protein, with translation MTSPLPLSRRRALTLGGAGLLGLGATAALAGCTSGTPDAAAVTTAPTTSATTTSSASSAASTSMSASSSTAATTATTTPAPLAPVGMTELAFTDPEFDGQFLRALDTIFDGGADVSECFVTARRIVPGDTDSWYEQWTATADRIMAIGDKSAAAGHDVSAHQAYLRAVTYYRTAGTFMYAPPMDPRFVQSYESQRAAFQKAAALGRWTTEIVQIPYENTTLEGYFILPDGDGPFRTLVMVDGYDGTKEEMFFSGGTAALERGYAVLLVDGPGQGGALIEQKLYFRPDWEKVVTPQIDWLVQRPEVDVEKIALIGRSWGGYLAPRAATAEHRIAALIADAAQYTPGPRGAFMMPEQYRDELYTGDPAVLNAALEAEMAQSSEIRFTLLRGMLTHGFDTPLDYLRGAVDYTIKGLADRITCPTLICEAENDVRGGDAKPLYEALTAPKTYVLFTNAEGAGEHDEAGAASLFGQVVFDWLDETLAG, from the coding sequence ATGACCTCCCCACTCCCGCTCTCCCGCCGCCGCGCCCTGACCCTCGGTGGCGCCGGACTGCTCGGCCTCGGCGCGACCGCCGCGCTGGCCGGTTGCACCTCCGGCACGCCCGATGCGGCGGCGGTGACCACCGCCCCCACCACCTCAGCAACCACGACATCATCAGCGAGTTCCGCTGCCAGCACGTCGATGTCGGCCTCCTCGTCGACCGCTGCAACCACGGCCACCACGACGCCGGCACCGCTCGCCCCGGTCGGGATGACGGAGCTGGCGTTCACCGACCCGGAGTTCGACGGCCAGTTCCTGCGGGCGCTGGACACCATCTTCGACGGCGGCGCGGACGTCAGCGAGTGCTTCGTCACCGCGCGGCGGATCGTGCCCGGTGACACCGACAGCTGGTACGAGCAGTGGACCGCCACCGCGGATCGCATCATGGCCATCGGCGACAAGAGCGCCGCCGCCGGCCACGATGTGAGCGCGCACCAGGCGTACCTGCGCGCCGTCACCTACTACCGGACGGCCGGCACCTTCATGTACGCCCCGCCGATGGATCCGCGGTTCGTGCAGTCCTACGAGAGCCAGCGGGCCGCCTTCCAGAAGGCCGCGGCGCTCGGCAGATGGACCACCGAGATCGTGCAGATCCCCTACGAGAACACCACCCTGGAAGGATATTTCATCCTGCCAGACGGTGACGGTCCGTTCCGCACCCTGGTGATGGTGGACGGGTACGACGGTACCAAGGAGGAGATGTTCTTCTCCGGCGGCACGGCGGCGCTGGAGCGCGGGTACGCCGTGCTGCTGGTCGACGGGCCCGGTCAGGGCGGGGCGCTGATCGAGCAGAAGCTGTACTTCCGGCCGGACTGGGAGAAGGTGGTCACCCCGCAGATCGACTGGCTGGTGCAGCGTCCGGAGGTCGACGTCGAGAAGATCGCGCTGATCGGCCGCAGCTGGGGCGGGTACCTGGCGCCGCGCGCAGCCACCGCCGAGCACCGGATCGCCGCGCTGATCGCCGATGCCGCGCAGTACACCCCCGGCCCGCGCGGGGCGTTCATGATGCCGGAGCAGTACCGCGACGAGCTGTACACCGGTGATCCGGCAGTGCTGAACGCCGCGCTGGAGGCGGAGATGGCGCAGTCGTCGGAGATCCGGTTCACCCTGCTGCGCGGCATGCTCACCCACGGCTTCGACACCCCGCTGGACTACCTGCGCGGCGCGGTCGACTACACGATCAAGGGTCTGGCGGACAGGATCACCTGCCCGACGTTGATCTGCGAGGCCGAGAACGACGTCCGCGGCGGCGATGCGAAGCCGCTCTACGAGGCGCTGACGGCGCCGAAGACGTACGTGCTGTTCACCAACGCCGAGGGCGCGGGCGAGCACGACGAGGCCGGCGCCGCCTCGCTGTTCGGCCAGGTGGTCTTCGACTGGCTCGACGAGACCCTGGCCGGGTGA
- a CDS encoding MBL fold metallo-hydrolase, which translates to MTLGDIDAPAPNLRVIEGHHPHRLWEDPDIPTIALYRHADTLYLLDSGVGEAQRAAILTCAAELGPVEEVVLVNSHGHLDHLGNNDVLDEIPAARRRHFLPRDARPALEAESFFSAMYQRGLPYFDYLQGLDIDDDSAASVLRALGAELPEGTAAELLRAGRAAGIGPAIAQLLPAAVIRLLMTNYPPTFPRIDGMTDLEDLGPAVDQNLAGTGWTGWDLGGGAVKVLQSGGHSAGGCVFLIPEHGFLMLADETSTAPIWADSDPRSAARMAGHALALMDAGIIRTVCAGHRPMLPADGDAARAVLSGMVAGEAEFRETVDGTLQRIGPIGIDALYDELVATATPGSSVDVLHRFQFPVFGTFLKLTLLNHCLLQGHVETTGPDGRPVFTVAG; encoded by the coding sequence ATGACTCTTGGCGACATCGACGCACCGGCCCCGAACCTGCGGGTGATCGAGGGCCACCACCCGCACCGGCTGTGGGAGGACCCCGACATCCCCACCATCGCCCTGTACCGGCACGCCGACACCCTGTACCTGCTGGACAGCGGGGTCGGCGAGGCGCAGCGGGCGGCGATCCTGACGTGCGCCGCCGAGCTCGGCCCGGTCGAGGAGGTGGTGCTGGTGAACAGCCACGGGCACCTGGACCACCTCGGCAACAACGACGTGCTGGACGAGATCCCCGCCGCCCGGCGTCGCCACTTCCTGCCCCGGGACGCCCGGCCGGCATTGGAGGCGGAGTCGTTCTTCTCCGCGATGTACCAGCGCGGTCTGCCCTACTTCGACTACCTGCAGGGCCTGGACATCGACGACGACAGCGCCGCCTCGGTGCTGCGGGCGCTCGGCGCCGAGCTGCCCGAGGGGACCGCCGCCGAGCTGCTGCGCGCCGGGCGCGCCGCCGGTATCGGTCCGGCGATCGCGCAGCTGCTGCCGGCCGCCGTCATCCGGCTGCTGATGACCAACTACCCGCCGACGTTCCCGCGGATCGACGGGATGACCGACCTCGAGGACCTGGGACCGGCCGTCGACCAGAACCTGGCGGGCACCGGGTGGACCGGCTGGGACCTGGGCGGCGGCGCGGTGAAGGTGCTGCAGTCCGGCGGGCACTCGGCCGGCGGCTGCGTGTTCCTGATCCCCGAGCACGGCTTCCTGATGCTGGCGGACGAGACGTCCACCGCGCCGATCTGGGCGGACAGCGACCCGCGGTCGGCGGCGCGGATGGCCGGTCATGCGCTGGCACTGATGGACGCCGGGATCATCCGGACCGTCTGCGCCGGGCACCGGCCGATGCTGCCGGCGGACGGGGACGCCGCCCGCGCGGTGCTGTCCGGGATGGTGGCCGGGGAGGCCGAGTTCCGTGAGACTGTCGACGGCACACTGCAGCGGATCGGGCCGATCGGCATCGACGCGCTGTACGACGAGCTCGTCGCGACCGCCACCCCGGGATCGTCGGTCGACGTGCTGCACCGCTTCCAGTTCCCCGTGTTCGGCACCTTCCTCAAGCTGACCCTGCTCAACCACTGTTTGCTGCAGGGTCACGTCGAGACCACCGGCCCCGACGGGCGTCCCGTGTTCACCGTGGCCGGGTGA
- a CDS encoding AfsR/SARP family transcriptional regulator gives MRLHDLGPISIETAGVSRPLAGRRVEAVLAALLVRRGEIVSTDWLIDAVWGEDPPPRAAAALDTLIWRLRRFLEPQRPARSPSTVLRTEDPGFRLLLHTDQVDSAVLAAYADRLGTGGDPAQRVAESAAVLDLWRGNPYETVADTGWLDPVRTRLAEQRLAVLQDRIDALLETGQPERAVTELVPVIAEHPFVERLREQRVLGLQRAGRPADAVAAYREYAELLDAELGAAPGGDLQALVGRLGRAAPVATTTTAVYAVPHRRTSMLGRADDLAAVRHGLRRQRQVSVVGPVGCGKTRLSIAVAEALRLDYADGVVFVDLTDLTGAEPADAVAGRVQEALQIPADPQVPPVAAVAAFTADRQVLVVLDNCEQVTAAAAEITRTVLAGDRAAVLATSRQPLDLHGELVHVLRPLPLPHSASPADLAGSPAAALLVERLAEERPTADLEEAERAAVLRICTATDGLPLGIELAAALRPVLQLHEIADALDGNQMGLRRPGRNLRDASRAEATLRDSIDWSHGLLTGDERVVHRRLSVLPPGFTLESAAAVCSDDELTAEEVPHAVAGLSFRSLLVAVGPYRPGGPSVFRQLVPIREHAGDQLRTAGESGAVTDRRDRWVRSLLMAGPRPGQSGQAEHYLHIDDHLRAVTASLGDRLAETVDDADVLALCRLLPYWLDRMIGADAVRLATAVRKAVGPANSAVARALAVAVHGCVLAANQEVAEVRAELVEAVSDLTASATEDLPRETRRLIGDTLTMVTACCWVGDDYELAAMAADAAAGHGTALQDDHIAVVAAVFASSLQLFSDPGAARSEATVLVERAGEVGNNLAALMATVTLSVAALLDGDGPAGLGWTDRTLRLHETLGVWNIADTLETRGNHYVNAGMPVEALRCYGASHLQNSRVGRTWPRHPGTAEKLDGLRDTLSSNDFQDAWASGERLGADNLVEGWL, from the coding sequence GTGCGACTCCACGACCTCGGGCCGATCTCGATCGAGACGGCGGGTGTGTCGCGCCCCTTGGCCGGCCGCCGGGTGGAGGCCGTGCTGGCGGCGCTGCTGGTGCGGCGCGGCGAGATCGTCAGCACGGACTGGCTGATCGACGCGGTGTGGGGCGAGGACCCACCGCCCCGCGCGGCGGCAGCGCTGGACACGCTGATCTGGCGGCTGCGCCGGTTCCTGGAGCCGCAGCGACCGGCAAGATCTCCGTCGACGGTGCTGCGCACCGAGGATCCCGGCTTCCGGCTGCTGCTGCACACCGACCAGGTGGACTCGGCCGTGCTGGCCGCCTACGCGGACAGGCTGGGGACCGGCGGTGACCCCGCACAACGGGTGGCGGAGTCGGCGGCCGTGCTGGACCTCTGGCGCGGCAATCCCTACGAGACCGTCGCCGACACCGGGTGGCTCGACCCGGTCCGCACCCGCCTCGCCGAGCAGCGGCTGGCCGTCCTGCAGGACCGCATCGACGCATTGCTGGAGACGGGTCAGCCGGAGCGGGCGGTCACCGAGTTGGTGCCGGTGATCGCCGAGCACCCGTTCGTCGAGCGGCTGCGGGAGCAGCGGGTGCTCGGCCTGCAGCGGGCCGGGCGACCGGCCGATGCGGTGGCCGCCTACCGCGAGTACGCGGAGCTGTTGGACGCGGAGCTGGGTGCCGCGCCGGGCGGTGATCTGCAGGCGCTGGTCGGACGGCTCGGCCGCGCGGCTCCCGTGGCCACGACAACCACTGCGGTGTATGCGGTCCCGCACCGTCGCACCTCGATGCTGGGTCGGGCCGACGACCTCGCCGCGGTGCGGCACGGGCTGCGCCGGCAGCGCCAGGTCAGCGTCGTCGGGCCGGTCGGCTGCGGGAAAACCAGATTGTCCATCGCGGTAGCGGAGGCGCTGCGGCTGGATTACGCCGACGGGGTCGTCTTCGTCGACCTGACCGATCTGACCGGTGCCGAGCCGGCGGACGCGGTGGCCGGCCGGGTGCAGGAGGCCCTGCAGATCCCGGCCGATCCGCAGGTACCGCCCGTCGCTGCCGTCGCCGCGTTCACCGCCGACCGGCAGGTGCTGGTCGTCCTCGACAACTGCGAGCAGGTCACCGCGGCCGCGGCGGAGATCACCCGGACCGTCCTGGCCGGTGACCGCGCGGCAGTGCTGGCCACCAGCCGGCAGCCGCTCGACCTGCACGGCGAGCTGGTGCACGTACTGCGTCCACTCCCGCTGCCGCACAGCGCATCTCCGGCCGACCTCGCCGGCAGCCCGGCCGCGGCGCTGCTGGTCGAGCGGCTCGCCGAGGAACGTCCGACGGCGGATCTGGAGGAGGCCGAGCGGGCGGCGGTGCTCCGGATCTGCACGGCGACGGACGGGCTGCCATTGGGCATCGAGCTGGCCGCGGCGCTGCGGCCGGTGCTCCAGCTGCACGAGATCGCCGACGCGCTGGACGGCAACCAGATGGGCCTGCGCCGGCCCGGCCGGAACCTGCGCGACGCGTCCCGTGCGGAGGCCACGCTGCGCGACTCCATCGACTGGAGCCACGGGCTGCTCACCGGCGACGAGCGGGTGGTGCACCGCCGGTTGTCCGTGCTGCCACCGGGTTTCACCCTGGAATCGGCGGCAGCGGTGTGCAGCGACGACGAGCTGACGGCCGAGGAGGTGCCGCATGCGGTCGCCGGCCTGAGCTTCCGCTCGCTGCTGGTGGCGGTCGGCCCGTACCGCCCCGGCGGTCCGTCCGTGTTCCGGCAGCTGGTGCCGATCCGGGAGCACGCCGGCGACCAGCTGCGTACGGCAGGGGAATCAGGTGCCGTCACCGACCGCCGGGATCGCTGGGTGCGCTCGCTGCTGATGGCCGGACCGCGCCCGGGTCAGTCCGGGCAGGCGGAGCACTACCTGCACATCGACGACCACCTGCGGGCCGTCACCGCCTCGCTCGGCGACCGGCTGGCCGAAACCGTCGACGACGCCGACGTTCTCGCGCTCTGCCGACTGCTGCCGTACTGGCTGGACCGGATGATCGGCGCCGATGCGGTCCGGCTGGCCACCGCCGTCCGCAAGGCCGTCGGGCCGGCGAACAGCGCGGTGGCCCGAGCGCTCGCGGTGGCGGTGCACGGCTGTGTGCTGGCGGCAAACCAGGAGGTTGCGGAGGTGAGAGCCGAACTGGTCGAAGCTGTCTCGGACCTGACAGCGTCGGCCACGGAAGACCTGCCGCGGGAGACGCGCCGACTGATCGGTGACACGCTGACCATGGTCACCGCCTGCTGCTGGGTCGGCGACGACTACGAACTCGCCGCCATGGCCGCCGATGCCGCCGCCGGGCACGGTACGGCGCTGCAGGACGACCACATCGCTGTGGTGGCAGCGGTCTTCGCGTCCTCGCTGCAGCTCTTCAGCGATCCCGGCGCGGCCCGGTCCGAGGCGACGGTGCTGGTCGAGCGGGCCGGCGAGGTGGGCAACAACCTGGCCGCGTTGATGGCTACCGTCACCCTCTCGGTCGCCGCGCTGCTGGACGGCGACGGCCCGGCCGGCCTGGGCTGGACCGACCGGACCCTGCGCCTGCACGAGACCCTCGGCGTGTGGAACATCGCCGACACCCTGGAGACCCGGGGCAACCACTACGTCAACGCGGGCATGCCGGTGGAAGCCCTCCGCTGCTACGGCGCTTCCCACCTGCAGAACTCCCGCGTCGGCCGGACCTGGCCCCGGCATCCCGGGACCGCCGAGAAGCTCGACGGTCTCCGGGACACTCTGTCCTCCAATGACTTCCAGGATGCCTGGGCCAGCGGGGAGCGGCTGGGTGCGGACAACCTGGTGGAGGGCTGGCTGTAG